CAGTCTTTGGCCAAAGGCGTGCCAGCCCTTGGCGTCCGCAGGCCGCTGATCGGGCATCAGATAAGGGCAGTAGATCGCTTCGATACCAAGGGCTTTTGCGATCTTGAGCGCCTGTTCCGGATCCTTTTCCAGAAGATCGAGGCCGAAATGGCCTGTCGGCATCGTCAGGCCGTTTGCATCCAGATCGGCGCGAAGAGCCTGAAGTGCGGCATCGTCCATCGTGGCGTAGATGCCGCCATAACCTTCAACCGTCTTATAACCAGCTGCCGCGAGCTTCTTGAGAGTTTCGGACAGAGGCGGGAAATTGCGGGCGCTGTAGAGCTGGAAGCCAAGGTCAGTCATGTCATCCTCCCGGGCTGAGGGCAGCCCATGTTCATCAAAGGTTGGCCTGCTCGCTCAGGAGCAGGATTGCAGGTCGTAGAGGCGGAAACTCGGCTCCGCCGCTGCGGGATCGGAAGGTGTGAAGGTGATGCGGCGGGTTTCTCCCGCGGCAAGGTCGAATGCGTTGTCGGAGAAGCGTCCTGGCGTTTCGCTCTCGATCATCACGTAAAGCGCAAGGCCTGCCGATTGCACGGTGAGGTCATAACCACCTGTCGGCGCAGGCTGAACATCAAGGCCAAGCCCTGCCGGTTGCAAATCCAGCGACTTGTAGGTGCCGTGTACATGGTGGCCTTCGCCTCCCATGCCATTGCTCGCCGTGAAGCTCCAAGCCAGAAGACTGCCAGCGGGAATTTCAGAAGCGGCAACAGTTGTCGCAATGACCGCCGCGTCCGGTGTGCAGACGGCATCCAGGCGCTTCAATTCAGTGCGCTCCCCATTCAGCGAAAGCAGCGACAGACTGAGCGACACCGTCACATCGTCCATTTTGTCATTGACCAGCGAGAGCCGGATCTCGGAACCATCTTCGGAGGGAATGGCTGCAACATTCACGGGCTGGAAGAAGCGGCGGGCGACATAGTGAAGTGCTTTCCAGCCGCCGCCATAGTCGAGGCTCGACCAGGAGGCGACAGGCCATGTATCGTTCAGCTGCCAATAAAGCGTGCCCATGCAATGGGGTTTCAGAGAGCGCCAGTAATCGACGGCCGTCCTGATGGCGAGCGCCTGCTGGATCTGACTGAGGTAGACGAAATTGGCAAAGCCTTCCGGAAAGCGGAAGTAACGGAACATTGTCGCGGCGATCCGCTCATTGCCGCCCACGTTTTTCTGATGCAGCTCGATGACCGGAGAGGCGATATTCATATCCCCCTCCCTCGCATAGGTGCGAATGACGGGCAGCGAGGTGTAGGACTGGAAGCCGAACTCCGAACAGAAGCGCGGCCTGACCTTGCGATAATCCTCGAACGGCTTGTTTTCGTGCCAGACAGACCAGTAATGCATATCGCCGGAGCCATCGGCATGCCAGGCATCGCCATAGTCCATATAGCCCGTGGCAGGACTGGACGGCCACCAGAGCGCATCGGGTGCAGCTTTCAGAAGCGCCTGCTCTATGGTTCTGTTCAGCCGATCATAGGAGACCAGATATCGATCGCGGTTCTCGATGGATTGCTTGAACCAGGTAAGCGCCCCGACCAGCTCGTTATCGCCGCACCAGAGAACGATGGACGGATGCGTGATGAGGCGTCGCACCTGATAATCGACTTCCGCCGCGACATTCTCCAGAAAATCGGGCGTGGAGGGGTAGAGATTGCAGGAGAACTGGAAATCCTGCCAGACCATCAGCCCCATCTGGTCGCAGAGGTCGTAGAACCAGTCCGCTTCGTAAAAGCCGCCGCCCCAGACACGGATCATGTTCATATTGGCATCGACAGCAGACTGCAGCAGGTCGCGCGTCTTTTCGTAACTGGTCAACGAATACAATGCGTCGGCAGGGATCCAGTTCGCTCCCCGGCAGAAGATCTCACGACCGTTGATGCGAAATGCAAAGCGGCTGCCGGCCTCATCCTTGTCCGTCAGCAGTTCCACCTGGCGCAAGCCGATCTGCCGGATAACGGTTTCGGACGGAATTTCGACGGCCAGTTCGTAGAGCGCCTGTTCACCACTGCCAGACGGCCACCAGAGTTTTGGCGCATCGATATGAAAGACATGGCTTACTGTATTTTCGCCGGGTCTTAATCCCATATCGAGGCGCACCCGGTCTTCGCCAAACGAGAAGAAGATGGGCGTCGTACCGGGAAATTTCGCAAACAGCGTAACGGTGACGCTGACATCTACGCCGTCCGCCGTGTGGGTTTGACGCGCCGCCACGCTTTCGATGCGGGATTCTTCCAGCTTTTTCAGCGCAATGGTGCCGTAGAGGCCCAGTGGCGCAATCGCGATATTCCAGTCCCAACCAAAATGGCATTGCGGTTTGCGCAGCATATTGCCGTTGGGAATGGGGGAGTTGCCTTCGTGATAGGGCACGAAGAAGGGCTGCTTTGCCTGCCGATCCGCCCCCTCGCGAATACTGGAATGAAACAGAATGCGAATTCTGTTCTCGCCGGTGCGCAAGCTGCGGGAGACATCTGGACGCCAGCGCCGGAAGCAATTGTCAGCTTCCAGCACAACCTCGCCATTGATTTCGACAGTCGCGACCGTATCGAGATCAGTGATGTCGAGATACCAGTCGCCCCCGGCATCCTCGAGAACGAAGTCCTGCTCGATCTGCCAGTCCTGTTCCGCAACCCATCGAAGGTCGAGTTCATTGCGCCCGAAATAGGGATCAGGAATGAGCCCCGCATTTTTCAGGGCCGTATGCACATCACCCGGAATGGGCATCAGCGCCTGCGTTGCATCGTCCAGAGACGAAAGCCGCCAGTTTCCTGACAGATCGATGATCGACTGCGACATGGGATCCTCAGATGCGGTCTTCGGTTTGCGCGTCAAACAAGGATGCAAGTCGCATATCGAAGCTCATACGAACCTGCGAACCGGGCGCATATCGTCGCGCACCGGCAATGCGGACAGACATGGTATGACCTGCATGCTTGAGCCAAAGGAGATTGTCCGCTCCCATCGGCTCTTCGATATCAACGACTGCCTGATGAAGTTCCCGATCGGCTTCCGGCTGGTCGATGCCGATATGCTCCGGACGCAGACCAAGCACGACTTGGCGACCAGCGGCCAGCGGACCGTTTGCCTCATAGCCATCGAGCAGGAAATCGACACCGTTGGTGCGAAAGACAGTCTTGCCGCCCGTCTCTATCAGTTCTCCCCGCAGAAAGTTCATCGACGGCGACCCGATGAAGCCTGCCACGAAGAGATTCCTCGGCTTGTTGTAGATGGCGATCGGATCATCAAGCTGCTGGATGACACCATTCTTCATGATGGCAATTCGGTCTGCCAGCGTCAGCGCCTCGATCTGGTCGTGAGTCACGTAGATCATCGTGTTCTTCAGGCTCTGATGCAGACGCTTGATCTCGACGCGTAGTTCCGAGCGGAGCTTGGCGTCGAGGTTCGACAGCGGCTCATCGAAGAGGAAGACATCCACATCACGTACCAATGCGCGACCGATGGCAACGCGTTGACGCTGACCGCCGGAGAGAGCGGCAGGGCGACGCTTCAGAAGCGGCCCGATTTGCAGGATCTCCGCAGCACGGGCAACGCGTTTGTCGATCTCGGGCTTTGGTACTTTCGCAACCTGAAGCCCGAAGGACAGATTTTTCTCGACCGTCATCTGCGGATAGAGCGCATAGGACTGGAACACCATGCCGATGCCGCGATCCTTCGGTTCTTCCCAGGTGACGTTCCGATCCTTGATGAAGATCTGGCCTTCGGTTGGCTCCAGCAATCCGGCAATACAGTTCAGAAGGGTGGATTTCCCGCAACCGGATGAGCCCAGAAGAACGATGAACTCGCCATCACGAATATCAAGGTTCAGATCCTTGAGAACGGTCACGGCTCCGAAGGAAAGCGAAAGGTTACGAATTGAAACGCTGTTGGCCATGAGAATCAGCCCTTTACTGCGCCGGCGGCAATGCCGCGGACAAACAAGCGCCCGGAGACGAAGTAAACGATCAACGGTACGGCACCAGTCAGCAGAGTGGCTGCCATGTTGACGTTGTACTCCTTCACGCCCTGGACGGAGTTGACGATATTGTTGAGCTGCACGGTCATCGGATAGCTATCCGGGCGGGTGAAGACGACACCGAACAGGAAGTCGTTCCAGATGCCGGTCACCTGCAAAATCATTGCTACGACAAAGATGGGTAGCGCCATGGGCAGCATGATGCGGAAATAGATCTGCCAGAACCCTGCCCCATCGATGCGGGCAGCCTTGAACAATTCTTCCGGCAAAGACGTGAAGTAGTTTCGGAAGAGAAGTGTCAGGATCGGCATGCCGAAGATGGTATGAACAATCACAAGGCCGGTCAGCGTGCCGTAGATGCCCAGTTCACGCAGAATGATGACAATGGGGTAGATCATCACCTGATAGGGAATGAAGGCGCCGACGATCAGGATCGAGAAGAACAGTTCCGAACCCTTGAAGCGCCAGTTCGCCAATGCATATCCACTGACGGACGCGACAGCGATGGACACCAGAACAGAAGGCACCAGAATGCGGACTGAATTCCAGAAGCCGCGTGAAAGGCCATCGCAGTTCAGACCGGTGCAGGCGCTGGCCCAGGCCTTCGCCCAGGGCTCGAACGTAATTTCCATCGGTGGCGAGAAGATATTGCCCATGCGGATTTCGGGCATGCCCTTCATGGAGGTGACGAACATCACGTAAAGCGGCAGCAGATAATAAAGTGCTGCGACGATCAGCAGGCCGTAGAGAATGATGTTGCGCCTTGAGAGCACCTTGCGCGGTTTGCGTCCGTTGGGGCCAGCCACCTGGGGTGAGACCGCATCGAAACCGGCCGCCGTGCTGTTGAGGGTGGAGATGTTAGCCACGCTTCTTCCCTCCGAATTCGAGATAGGCCCAGGGGATGATGATGATGGCGACCGTGACCAGCATCATAGTGGAGGCTGCAAATCCCTGACCGAGGTTCTGCGCCTGGAACATGTAGTCGTAGACGTATTTCGCAGGAACTTCGGAGGCGATACCGGGGCCACCGCTGGTCTGCGCCACCACGAGATCGTAGACCTTGACGATACCGGATGCGATCAGCACCAGCGTGGTGATAAAGACGGGGCGCATCATCGGAATGATGATCAGAACGTAAGTCTTCCACATCGGAATGCCGTCGACTCGAGAAGCCTTCCAGATATCCTCGTCTATGCCGCGAAGACCGGCCAGCATGAGGCACATGACAAGCCCGGTGCCCTGCCAGAGACCGGCGATCAGGATGCCGTAGATGACGATATCGGAATTGTAGAGCGGATCAAACTCGAACGTGGACCAGCCGAGGCTGCGTATAATGGACTGGACGCCGAATTCCGGGTTGAGGATCCATTGCCAGACCAGCCCCGTCACGATGAAAGACAGCGCGAAGGGATAGAGAAAAATGGTTCTGAACGTGTTCTCGAAACGGATTTTCTGGTCCATCAGCGCGGCGAGAACAAAGCCGATCACAAGGCTGAAGATCAGGGACAGAATGCCGTAGATGGCCAGATTCTGGATCGAGATGATCCAGCGGGGAGCAGCCCAGAGGCGCTCGTATTGATCAAGCCCGACGAAGCTGAGGCGTGGCAAAAGGCCCGAACGCGTGAATGAGTAGACAACGGTCCAAACCGTCCCGCCCAAGAATACGACGAGCGCAACAAGCATCATCGGGATCAGGGCAATTTTCGAATTCAGATTTTTGAACAACTGGCTGGGGCGGCCAGCCGAAGAGTGTGGCGTCATGAAGCAAGACCTCCGCATCGAAAACGGGCAGAGCAGGCGGATCGGGGCCGGACCCGCCGTCTCTTCATTCTCGTCCTGTGTGGGGCAGAGAGCCGACCGCTTCCGATGGAAAGAAACGACCGGCCCTCCCTGGGGTGATCAGTTCGCCGATGCGATGATGTCGGCGAAACGCTTCTGCGCCGCTTCCGGCGTGATCGATTCGTTTGCGAAGAACTGCGAGAACAGGTCTTCCTTCTGCTTCTGCGTGTCAGGCGAGAGAAGCTGGTCAGTACTGGACAGAATATTGCCCTTTGCCAGGACCTCGAGACCCTTCTTCATGCAGTCGTTGGCCGCCGAAAGATCCACGTCGCCGCGCACCGGTAGCGAACCCTTCTTCAGGTTGAACGCGACCTGAACCTTGGGATCAACGATCGTTTCCGCCAGTTTGTCCTGCGCCTCAGATTTTGCCTTGTCCTTCAGGACAGGGAAATAGAAGGCATCGCCACCGGCTGTCAGGTACTGGTTCAGACCCAGGCCGGGCAAGCAGGTATAATCCGTACCGGCCTTCTTGCCTGCCAGCTGGAACTCGCCCTGCGCCCAGTCACCCATGATCTGGCCACCGGCCTTGCCGGTGACGACCATATTGGTGGCCTGGTTCCAATCCTGCACATTGGTGCCCTTGGCGAGCTTGCGCGCTTCATTGGCCGCCTTGAAGATGGCTGCCATTTCCGGGCCTGCGGCAGCCTTGGCGTCCTTGTCCTTGAAGACCTTCATGTAAAGGTCCTTGCCGCCCAACGAAATGATGAGCGTATCGAAGGCGCCGGTTGCCTGCCAGGGCTGACCGCCAAGCGCCAGCGGCTGGATACCGGCCTTCTGGAGCGCCGGACCTGCCGCTACAAACTCGTTCCAGTTCTTCGGAACCTCCACGCCAGCCTTCTTGAAGGCCTCATTGGAGAGC
The window above is part of the Rhizobium rhizoryzae genome. Proteins encoded here:
- a CDS encoding beta-mannosidase, with translation MSQSIIDLSGNWRLSSLDDATQALMPIPGDVHTALKNAGLIPDPYFGRNELDLRWVAEQDWQIEQDFVLEDAGGDWYLDITDLDTVATVEINGEVVLEADNCFRRWRPDVSRSLRTGENRIRILFHSSIREGADRQAKQPFFVPYHEGNSPIPNGNMLRKPQCHFGWDWNIAIAPLGLYGTIALKKLEESRIESVAARQTHTADGVDVSVTVTLFAKFPGTTPIFFSFGEDRVRLDMGLRPGENTVSHVFHIDAPKLWWPSGSGEQALYELAVEIPSETVIRQIGLRQVELLTDKDEAGSRFAFRINGREIFCRGANWIPADALYSLTSYEKTRDLLQSAVDANMNMIRVWGGGFYEADWFYDLCDQMGLMVWQDFQFSCNLYPSTPDFLENVAAEVDYQVRRLITHPSIVLWCGDNELVGALTWFKQSIENRDRYLVSYDRLNRTIEQALLKAAPDALWWPSSPATGYMDYGDAWHADGSGDMHYWSVWHENKPFEDYRKVRPRFCSEFGFQSYTSLPVIRTYAREGDMNIASPVIELHQKNVGGNERIAATMFRYFRFPEGFANFVYLSQIQQALAIRTAVDYWRSLKPHCMGTLYWQLNDTWPVASWSSLDYGGGWKALHYVARRFFQPVNVAAIPSEDGSEIRLSLVNDKMDDVTVSLSLSLLSLNGERTELKRLDAVCTPDAAVIATTVAASEIPAGSLLAWSFTASNGMGGEGHHVHGTYKSLDLQPAGLGLDVQPAPTGGYDLTVQSAGLALYVMIESETPGRFSDNAFDLAAGETRRITFTPSDPAAAEPSFRLYDLQSCS
- a CDS encoding ABC transporter ATP-binding protein, with product MANSVSIRNLSLSFGAVTVLKDLNLDIRDGEFIVLLGSSGCGKSTLLNCIAGLLEPTEGQIFIKDRNVTWEEPKDRGIGMVFQSYALYPQMTVEKNLSFGLQVAKVPKPEIDKRVARAAEILQIGPLLKRRPAALSGGQRQRVAIGRALVRDVDVFLFDEPLSNLDAKLRSELRVEIKRLHQSLKNTMIYVTHDQIEALTLADRIAIMKNGVIQQLDDPIAIYNKPRNLFVAGFIGSPSMNFLRGELIETGGKTVFRTNGVDFLLDGYEANGPLAAGRQVVLGLRPEHIGIDQPEADRELHQAVVDIEEPMGADNLLWLKHAGHTMSVRIAGARRYAPGSQVRMSFDMRLASLFDAQTEDRI
- a CDS encoding carbohydrate ABC transporter permease, yielding MANISTLNSTAAGFDAVSPQVAGPNGRKPRKVLSRRNIILYGLLIVAALYYLLPLYVMFVTSMKGMPEIRMGNIFSPPMEITFEPWAKAWASACTGLNCDGLSRGFWNSVRILVPSVLVSIAVASVSGYALANWRFKGSELFFSILIVGAFIPYQVMIYPIVIILRELGIYGTLTGLVIVHTIFGMPILTLLFRNYFTSLPEELFKAARIDGAGFWQIYFRIMLPMALPIFVVAMILQVTGIWNDFLFGVVFTRPDSYPMTVQLNNIVNSVQGVKEYNVNMAATLLTGAVPLIVYFVSGRLFVRGIAAGAVKG
- a CDS encoding carbohydrate ABC transporter permease, producing the protein MTPHSSAGRPSQLFKNLNSKIALIPMMLVALVVFLGGTVWTVVYSFTRSGLLPRLSFVGLDQYERLWAAPRWIISIQNLAIYGILSLIFSLVIGFVLAALMDQKIRFENTFRTIFLYPFALSFIVTGLVWQWILNPEFGVQSIIRSLGWSTFEFDPLYNSDIVIYGILIAGLWQGTGLVMCLMLAGLRGIDEDIWKASRVDGIPMWKTYVLIIIPMMRPVFITTLVLIASGIVKVYDLVVAQTSGGPGIASEVPAKYVYDYMFQAQNLGQGFAASTMMLVTVAIIIIPWAYLEFGGKKRG
- a CDS encoding ABC transporter substrate-binding protein, whose amino-acid sequence is MNLRALKAILVAGVMLPAAQAAATDLEVTHWWTSGGEAAAVKELAKGFDATGNKWVDGAIAGSGGTARPIMISRITGGDPMGATQFNHGRQAQELVEAGLMRDLTAVAEKGKWKDIIKPASLLESCTIKGKIYCAPVNIHSWQWLWLSNEAFKKAGVEVPKNWNEFVAAGPALQKAGIQPLALGGQPWQATGAFDTLIISLGGKDLYMKVFKDKDAKAAAGPEMAAIFKAANEARKLAKGTNVQDWNQATNMVVTGKAGGQIMGDWAQGEFQLAGKKAGTDYTCLPGLGLNQYLTAGGDAFYFPVLKDKAKSEAQDKLAETIVDPKVQVAFNLKKGSLPVRGDVDLSAANDCMKKGLEVLAKGNILSSTDQLLSPDTQKQKEDLFSQFFANESITPEAAQKRFADIIASAN